In Rubrivirga marina, the following are encoded in one genomic region:
- the treS gene encoding maltose alpha-D-glucosyltransferase, which yields MPTDFLTDPLWYKDAVIYELHVRSFFDANDDGYGDFAGLRQKLPYLERLGVNTLWLLPFLESPLKDDGYDTADYYKVLPVHGALDDFKAFLDEAHERGMRVITELVLNHTSDQHPWFQEARDPSSDKHDWYVWSETADKYQGVRIIFTDTEVSNWSWDQKAQKYYWHRFFSHQPDLNYDNPEVRETMKEVMFYWLDMGIDGLRLDAVPYLIEREGTSCENLPETIDYIVELREAIEERYGPGKVLLAEANQWPEDTLPYFADGKGVQMSFNFPIMPRMYMSLRRENRRPLVEMLKLTEDIPEGAQWATFLRNHDELTLEMVTDEERDYMVNEYAADPRFRINVGIRRRLAPLLGGDRRQIELLNALLLSLPGSPVLYYGDEIGMGDDPFLGDRNGVRTPMQWSPDKNGGFSRAPHHRLFMPAISRGAYSNEFVNVEDAEADPHSLLHFTRRMLASRRHYAQAFGRGTMRVLPIANEAVLAFVREHGDQKVLVVANLSRFAQSAFLPPDLGLEGLSPVELFSRAPFPVIGESPYHLPLAPYQFFWFALVPEAEATAPPPSAAYGASPPPPHPVEAERGEIPKLRVPEGLQNLLVKTLASGGGMEKLEAILPDFLKGQRWFAGKADGAGRVHVVDAVRIQTKPRPVYLSLLHVETGDRTDRYLFPLTTVSREEADEVLDDRPHAAVAWIDGPKGRTLLIDATTLPDAWVALFDWWRSGKSARSLHGLYTGDVAEALRGTRAVEAMPITGEQSNSSAIVTTEDGETLFLKLYRRLDVGPNPEVELLGQLTEAGFRFAPRLLGTAAFRHGDDVFATGIVQEALADVERDGWAYAVERVDQFYDRVEDLAPPDNVARAGAGEVPGWFEDLAPALLELTRTLGVRTAEMHLALAEAEAPDLRPEPGAPDDTDTLVARVRREADETRAMLQAADGVESSLADADWDAAFARLDALAGTEAVRQTIRVHGDYHLGQTLVAGGELYLLDFEGEPARPAEERRQRDYALRDVAGMLRSFAYAVYAPLADFDDESGDLARWAAALLRACEASFLDAYLRTAEDADFLLPRGVRRPFLWAYLLDKALYEVRYELGSRPDWAWIPLRGLADLLREPAEAGEPAPA from the coding sequence GTGCCCACCGACTTCCTGACGGACCCGCTCTGGTACAAGGACGCCGTCATCTACGAACTCCACGTCCGCTCCTTCTTCGACGCCAACGACGACGGCTACGGCGACTTCGCCGGCCTCCGCCAGAAGCTCCCGTACCTCGAGCGGCTCGGCGTCAACACGCTGTGGCTCCTCCCGTTTCTGGAGAGCCCGCTCAAGGACGACGGCTACGACACGGCCGACTACTACAAGGTGCTCCCGGTCCACGGCGCCCTCGACGACTTCAAGGCGTTCCTCGACGAGGCCCACGAGCGCGGGATGCGGGTGATCACCGAGCTCGTGCTGAACCACACCTCGGACCAGCACCCGTGGTTTCAGGAGGCCCGCGACCCCAGCTCGGACAAGCACGACTGGTACGTCTGGAGCGAGACGGCCGACAAGTACCAGGGCGTCCGGATCATCTTCACCGACACCGAGGTGTCGAACTGGAGTTGGGACCAGAAGGCGCAGAAGTACTACTGGCACCGGTTCTTCTCGCACCAGCCGGACCTGAACTACGACAACCCGGAGGTCCGCGAGACCATGAAGGAGGTCATGTTCTACTGGCTCGACATGGGCATCGACGGGCTCCGCCTCGACGCCGTCCCGTACCTCATCGAGCGCGAGGGGACGAGCTGCGAGAACCTCCCCGAGACCATCGACTACATCGTCGAGCTGCGGGAGGCCATCGAGGAGCGGTACGGGCCGGGCAAGGTGCTCCTCGCCGAGGCCAACCAGTGGCCCGAGGACACGCTGCCCTACTTCGCCGACGGGAAGGGCGTCCAGATGTCGTTCAACTTCCCCATCATGCCGCGGATGTACATGTCGCTGCGGCGCGAGAACCGGCGGCCGCTCGTGGAGATGCTCAAGCTCACCGAGGACATCCCCGAGGGCGCGCAGTGGGCGACGTTCCTCCGCAACCACGACGAGCTCACGCTCGAGATGGTGACCGACGAGGAGCGCGACTACATGGTCAACGAGTACGCCGCGGACCCCCGGTTCCGGATCAACGTCGGGATCCGGCGCCGGCTGGCGCCGCTGCTCGGCGGCGACCGCCGCCAGATCGAGCTGCTCAACGCGCTGTTGCTGTCGCTCCCCGGCAGCCCCGTCCTCTACTACGGCGACGAGATCGGGATGGGCGACGACCCGTTCCTCGGCGACCGCAACGGGGTCCGCACCCCGATGCAGTGGAGCCCGGACAAGAACGGCGGGTTCTCGCGGGCGCCGCACCACCGGCTGTTCATGCCGGCCATCTCGCGCGGCGCGTACTCGAACGAGTTCGTCAACGTCGAGGACGCCGAGGCCGACCCCCACTCGCTCCTCCACTTCACGCGGCGGATGCTGGCCAGCCGCCGGCACTACGCCCAGGCGTTCGGCCGCGGCACGATGCGCGTGCTGCCCATCGCCAACGAGGCCGTGCTCGCGTTCGTGAGGGAGCACGGGGACCAGAAGGTGCTCGTGGTCGCCAACCTGTCGCGGTTCGCGCAGTCGGCGTTCCTGCCGCCGGACCTCGGGTTGGAGGGGCTGTCGCCGGTCGAGCTCTTCAGCCGGGCGCCGTTCCCGGTCATCGGCGAGAGCCCGTACCACCTGCCGCTGGCGCCGTACCAGTTCTTCTGGTTCGCCCTCGTCCCCGAGGCGGAGGCGACCGCGCCGCCGCCGTCGGCCGCCTACGGCGCGTCGCCGCCGCCGCCGCACCCGGTCGAGGCCGAGCGCGGCGAGATCCCCAAGCTCCGCGTGCCCGAGGGGCTCCAGAACCTCCTCGTCAAGACGCTCGCCTCGGGCGGCGGGATGGAGAAGCTGGAGGCCATCCTCCCCGACTTCCTCAAGGGCCAGCGGTGGTTCGCGGGGAAGGCCGACGGCGCCGGGCGCGTCCACGTCGTCGACGCCGTCCGCATCCAGACGAAGCCGCGGCCGGTCTACCTCTCGCTCCTCCACGTCGAAACCGGCGACCGGACCGACCGCTACCTCTTCCCGCTCACGACGGTCTCGCGCGAGGAGGCCGACGAGGTCCTCGACGACCGGCCCCACGCGGCCGTCGCCTGGATCGACGGGCCGAAGGGCCGGACGCTCCTGATCGACGCGACGACGCTGCCCGACGCGTGGGTGGCCCTGTTCGACTGGTGGCGCTCGGGCAAGTCGGCGCGCTCGCTCCACGGGCTCTACACCGGCGACGTGGCGGAGGCGCTCCGGGGCACGAGGGCCGTGGAGGCCATGCCGATCACGGGCGAGCAGAGCAACTCGTCCGCGATCGTGACGACGGAGGACGGCGAGACGCTCTTCCTCAAGCTGTACCGCCGCCTCGACGTCGGCCCGAACCCGGAGGTCGAGCTGCTCGGCCAGCTCACCGAGGCCGGCTTCCGGTTCGCGCCTCGTCTCCTCGGTACGGCCGCCTTCCGGCACGGCGACGACGTCTTCGCGACCGGCATCGTCCAGGAGGCGCTCGCCGACGTCGAGCGCGACGGGTGGGCGTACGCCGTCGAGCGCGTCGACCAGTTCTACGACCGCGTCGAGGACCTCGCGCCGCCCGACAACGTCGCGCGGGCCGGGGCCGGGGAGGTGCCGGGGTGGTTCGAGGACCTCGCCCCGGCGCTCCTCGAGCTCACGCGCACGCTCGGCGTGCGGACGGCCGAGATGCACCTCGCGCTCGCCGAGGCCGAGGCCCCCGACCTCCGGCCCGAGCCCGGCGCGCCCGACGACACGGACACGCTCGTCGCCCGCGTCCGGCGCGAGGCCGACGAGACGCGCGCCATGCTCCAGGCCGCCGACGGCGTCGAGAGCTCGCTGGCAGACGCCGACTGGGACGCCGCCTTCGCCCGCCTCGACGCGCTCGCCGGCACGGAGGCCGTCCGCCAGACGATCCGCGTCCACGGCGACTACCACCTCGGGCAGACGCTCGTGGCCGGCGGCGAGCTCTACCTCCTCGACTTCGAGGGCGAGCCGGCCCGCCCGGCCGAGGAGCGGCGCCAGCGCGACTACGCGCTCCGCGACGTGGCCGGCATGCTCCGCTCGTTCGCCTACGCCGTCTACGCGCCCCTCGCCGACTTCGACGACGAGAGCGGCGACCTCGCGCGGTGGGCGGCGGCGCTCCTCCGTGCCTGCGAGGCGTCGTTCCTCGACGCCTACCTCCGCACGGCCGAGGACGCCGACTTCCTCCTCCCGCGCGGCGTCCGCCGCCCGTTCCTCTGGGCGTACCTCCTCGACAAGGCCCTCTACGAGGTCCGCTACGAGCTCGGCAGCCGGCCCGACTGGGCCTGGATCCCGCTCCGCGGCCTCGCCGACCTCCTCCGCGAGCCGGCCGAGGCGGGCGAGCCCGCGCCCGCCTAG
- a CDS encoding alpha-1,4-glucan--maltose-1-phosphate maltosyltransferase yields the protein MTAPHAAATERDALPWHAPSPAPDEWSRVVLASVSPRIDGGRWPIQRSVGETVEVVAGLIVDGHEKIAAELQWRHEDDDDVHTAPLRLRYNDEYVGSFQVARLGRYRYKVRAWLDAFGTWQDQFRRRVEGGAEKAELDSELLDGASLLDRAAGNAADADRQRLLRYIDRFRTGDAGAALEDTVVQLARDNDPATGAVESDWLGVRVDPEHARFAAWYEFFPRSAADPDEDGEPVHGTLDDATERLARVKDLGFDVVYLPPVHPIGTTFRKGKDNAPTATPGEPGSPWAIGSPDGGHKAVAPELGGMEAFERFVAEADRLGLKVALDIAFQTSPDHPYVTEHPEWFRHRPDGTIRYAENPPKKYQDVYPFDFETDEWRALWDELKSVFEFWIDKGVRVFRVDNPHTKPFAFWEWCLGELREAHPDLVFLAEAFAKPKTMYTLAKLGYNNSYTYFTWRNTKDELREYGEELFQTEIAEFYRPNFWPNTPDILTEYLAHGGRPAHTVRFVLAATMSSAYGLYGPPFEHVDARQHPAREEYEDNEKYEVRSWDWDDPTSLQPLIKRVNRIRRENPALHHMRTLRFCDTDNPMLLAYWKEEPARAGAAESPAGANGSASGAASGEPRNLVLCVVNLDPYHRQAGWVSLPLDAWGMSYERPFEVHDLLGGERYYWQGGGAYVELDPHTLPAHVFRVERRAHTERDFPSFA from the coding sequence ATGACCGCCCCCCACGCCGCCGCCACCGAGCGCGACGCGCTCCCCTGGCACGCTCCGTCACCCGCCCCGGACGAGTGGTCCCGCGTCGTCCTCGCCTCCGTCTCGCCCCGGATCGACGGCGGGCGCTGGCCCATCCAGCGGTCCGTCGGCGAGACCGTCGAGGTCGTCGCCGGCCTCATCGTCGACGGCCACGAGAAGATCGCGGCCGAGCTCCAGTGGCGGCACGAGGACGACGACGACGTCCACACGGCCCCGCTCCGGCTCCGCTACAACGACGAGTACGTCGGAAGCTTCCAGGTCGCCCGCCTCGGGCGGTACCGCTACAAGGTCCGCGCGTGGCTCGACGCGTTCGGGACGTGGCAGGACCAGTTCCGTCGCCGCGTCGAGGGCGGGGCCGAGAAGGCCGAACTCGACTCGGAGCTCCTCGACGGCGCGAGCCTGCTCGACCGGGCGGCCGGGAACGCCGCCGACGCCGACCGCCAGCGGCTCCTCCGCTACATCGACCGGTTCCGGACCGGCGACGCCGGCGCGGCGCTGGAGGACACCGTCGTCCAGCTCGCGCGCGACAACGACCCGGCGACGGGCGCCGTCGAGAGCGACTGGCTCGGCGTCCGTGTCGACCCCGAGCACGCCCGGTTCGCGGCGTGGTACGAGTTCTTCCCCCGCTCGGCTGCCGACCCCGACGAGGACGGCGAGCCGGTCCACGGCACGCTCGACGACGCGACCGAGCGGCTGGCGCGCGTCAAGGACCTCGGGTTCGACGTCGTGTACCTCCCGCCGGTCCACCCCATCGGGACCACGTTCCGCAAGGGGAAGGACAACGCGCCGACGGCGACGCCGGGCGAGCCCGGCAGCCCGTGGGCCATCGGCAGCCCCGACGGCGGGCACAAGGCCGTGGCGCCCGAGCTCGGCGGGATGGAGGCGTTCGAGCGGTTCGTCGCCGAGGCGGACCGACTCGGCCTCAAGGTGGCCCTCGACATCGCGTTCCAGACGTCGCCCGACCACCCGTACGTGACGGAGCACCCCGAGTGGTTCCGCCACCGCCCCGACGGCACGATCCGCTACGCCGAGAACCCGCCCAAAAAGTACCAAGACGTCTACCCGTTCGACTTCGAGACGGACGAGTGGCGCGCGCTGTGGGACGAGCTGAAGTCGGTGTTCGAGTTCTGGATCGACAAGGGCGTCCGCGTCTTCCGCGTCGACAACCCGCACACGAAGCCGTTCGCCTTCTGGGAGTGGTGCCTCGGCGAGCTGAGGGAGGCCCATCCCGATCTCGTCTTCCTCGCCGAGGCCTTCGCCAAGCCGAAGACGATGTACACGCTCGCCAAGCTCGGCTACAACAACTCGTACACCTACTTTACCTGGCGCAACACGAAGGACGAGCTCCGGGAGTACGGCGAGGAGCTGTTCCAGACGGAGATCGCCGAGTTTTACCGGCCCAACTTCTGGCCGAACACGCCGGACATCCTCACCGAGTACCTGGCCCACGGCGGGCGCCCGGCCCACACCGTCCGGTTCGTCCTCGCCGCCACGATGTCGTCGGCGTACGGGCTCTACGGGCCGCCCTTCGAGCACGTCGACGCCCGCCAACACCCCGCCCGCGAGGAGTACGAGGACAACGAGAAGTACGAGGTCCGGTCGTGGGACTGGGACGACCCGACGAGCCTCCAGCCGCTCATCAAGCGGGTCAACCGGATCCGCCGCGAGAACCCGGCGCTCCACCACATGCGGACGCTCCGGTTCTGCGACACCGACAACCCGATGCTCCTGGCCTACTGGAAGGAGGAGCCGGCGCGCGCGGGGGCGGCTGAGTCGCCGGCCGGCGCGAACGGGTCCGCCTCGGGCGCGGCGTCGGGGGAGCCGCGCAACCTCGTCCTGTGCGTCGTCAACCTCGACCCGTACCACCGCCAGGCGGGCTGGGTCTCGCTCCCGCTCGACGCCTGGGGGATGTCGTACGAACGGCCGTTCGAGGTCCACGACCTGCTCGGCGGCGAGCGGTACTACTGGCAGGGCGGCGGGGCCTACGTCGAGCTCGACCCCCACACGCTGCCGGCCCACGTCTTCCGCGTCGAGCGCCGGGCGCACACCGAGCGCGACTTCCCCTCTTTCGCCTAG